Below is a window of Humulus lupulus chromosome 9, drHumLupu1.1, whole genome shotgun sequence DNA.
CACACCCATTGATCTTCTGATTCTAACAATTCTGGCAGAGCGTCAGGGATGAACGACTGAATTTCAACCAGGAAGTCGGCGAGTACCTGTCCTTTTTTAGATTTTCGTGGCGAAAACTGAATATCGTACATCCCTAGTTCAATGGCCCATTTAGATAACCTCCCAGAGAGGTCGGGCTTACTCAATACCTGCTTTAATGGATAGTCTGTATATACAATGATGGTGTGGCTTTCAAAATATTGTCGTAACTTCTTCTTTGCCGTAAGGAGTGCGAGTGCCAACTTTTCCATCATACTGTATCGGGTTTCAGCGTCCAAAAGCATCTTGCTGCAGTAGAACACTGGCCTCTGACGATTGGCTTCTTCTCGAAAGAGGACAGAACTTACAACGAATTGTGAGACAGACAAATATAGGAATAAATCTTCATTAGCAATGGGGGAGCTCAATATAGGAGGAAAGCTCAAATAAGTTTTCAGTTCTTCTAATGCTTTTTTCTGCTCTGGTCCCCAGGTGGTGTTGGTAGATTTCTTTATGCATTGTAAGAAGGGTTGGCAACGGTCAGACATTCGTGATATGAATCGACTTAATGCTACTACTTTGCCGGTCAGAGCATGTATGTCACGGATGGTTCGGGGCTCTTTGACTTCTGAGAGGGATGCAATCTGTGCTGGGTTTGCCTCGATGCCCCTCTGACTGACGGCGTATCCCAAGAACTGTCCAGAGGACACCCCAAAGACGCACTTAaaggggtttaatttcattttataagcATCAAGGACGTCAAAGCACTCAGTCAAGTCGTCTATATGTGTAGAGCTTTGTTTGGACTTGATGACCATGTCGTCAATataaacctccatatttctcccgagtaATGAGGAAAACAGCTTGTGCATCAGCCTCTGGTATGTTGCGCCTGCATTCTTTAAACCGAAGGGCACAACTTTGTAGGAATATAAACCACCCTCTGTTATGAAAGTCGTGTGAATCCGATCCTCTGATTTCAtggggatctgattgtatccaaAGTAAGCGTCAAGGAAGCTCATTCTTTCATATCCTGTCGTGGCGTCTATCATCTGATCGATCTTTGGTAGAGGGTAGCTATCCTTGGGACACGCTTTGTTTAAATTTGTGTAGTCTATGCATACTCTCTTTTTCCCATTCTTCTTTGGGATCACGACGGGGTTGGCAAGCCAACTGGGGTATAAGCATTCTTCGATTGCCCCCGTGCTCAGGAGCCGTTGGACCTCCTCTTGTATGACTTGATTCACCTCTGGAGCGAACCTCCTCTGCTTCTGCTTGACGGGTGGGAAGTTGTTGGAGATATTCAGGCTGTGACTCATGACGGAAGGGTCTATTCCGGGCATGTCATGTGGAGTCCAGGCAAAAGTTCTCATTCTGGTCTTGAGAAATCGTATGAGGGTCTACCTCTCATCTCCAGAGAGCTTGGTACTTACCAGGACCATTTTAGAGGGGTCAACGTCGTCTAGACCCACTTGTTCTAAGGTATCAAGTGTAACTTGGGGTTTTTCTTGGTCTTCTTCTAGATTGATTCCTTTTAGGCACGTTGGTAGGTCCTGCTGTAATTGCTATTTGTCAGGGGAGTTGTCATGGGAAGCAGAGCCAGagctatttatttcttttaaggtAAGGAAGCACTTTTTGGCCTGCTTCTGGCAGCCTTTGATGTCGACGATGTATCGCCCGTTGAGTGATTGACACCGCATCACCTGATGTAGAGTTGAGACTACCCCCTGCATCCGGTGGATCCAATTTCTCCCCATGATGGCGTTGTAACTTGTGGTGGAGTCTATAATGAGAAAGTCTACTGGCAGGGCGCGTTCTGCAGCTACCATAGTTAATCGAACGACGCCTCTTGGATAGACTCTTTGGCTATTGAATCCCAAAATGGGCATGGTGGAGGGCCGATCTGATTCTCCTCCAGCCCCATTTTCtggaaggcttcccagaagaggatGTCGACCCCACTGCCCCCGTCGATCAGAACTCTGCCCAGCTGACAGTGGTCAACTTGTAGGgaaatgacgagtggatcatcaTGGGGTAGGTGGATGCCCTTCAGGTCATCATCGGTGAAGGTGATAGCAGAGGCTGGGTAGCCTCTGTCTTCTAAAGTGACGAGATTGACCACGTGGCCTAATGATTTGTATCGCTTCACTTGTTCTTCCATCCTTTTATGGATTTTAGTTGCATGCTCTTGATTATCAGTGGGTTCTACGATCCCGTGGATCATAGGGACTTGCTTAAGAGGCTCCTGGGTGCTGTCAGAGGCTGTGTGCACGGGGTCTGACGCCTGCGGAGCGGGGGCAAAAGCTGGGTTCTGCCGCGAGGCGCCTGGTCTGCCTGTCTCCTTGATGTATTGGGTAAGCCTCCCGCTCCTCATGAGGGCTTGGATTTGATTGTTCAAATTGTGGCATTCAGCGATCGTGTGACTGTGATCTTTGTGGAAGAGACATTATCTGCTTTTATCCCTTCTGTCAGATGGAGTGGTAATTTTGTAGGGCTCTCGCCAGATAGGTCtgtctttattttcttcataaatgacTTCCTGCGGGATGGTGTATTCGAAGGATGGGTATCGTGATGGCTTTCGATCCTGTCTTGGCCTTTTTCCTTCCTTCGTATGATCTGTTTGGTTCTGTTTCCTCTTGTCATCCCTGGCAGGTGGTGGAGGATTATTTGTTGGCGGAGCAGAGATGAGGGCAGTCTTCTTCTGTGCACGCTCTCGAAATTCTAATACCCTGAAGACGCCCTCGGCTCGGGTCTGCACGTCTGCCATGTCGTATGGTGGTGTCATGGTGAGATTCTCATGTAAGAGTGATCCCACCTGCAGgcttttgacgaagagattgTCTGCGGTGAGTGGGTCGACGTCGTGGATTTGATGCACGAGGTCAATGAAACGCTGTAAGTATGCTTTCGGATGTTCATTCTCCCCCTGTTCAATCCGATAGAGATCGACCATTGTTCTAGGCGCCTCTCGGTTCGCGCTGTACTGCTGTAAGAAGGACCGTCGGAGATCACTAAAACTGTTGAGTGACCCGGGCTTTAATTGTCGGAACCATAACAGAGTTGGCCCAGAGAAAGTCGTTGAAAAGACTTTGCATTGTATGGCTTCGTTATTAGCTTCTAATGCCATCTTCTGTTGAAATTGAAATAGGTGGTTTAGAGGGTCTCCCTTTCCATTGAATGCAGGCAGGGAAGGGATGACGAAGTCCCGAGGCTTTGGCTCATTCAGAATCCATTCCGAGAAAGGCGATTTCTCAATGGTTCTTGATACTAGATCCAAATGTTCGGTGGCGTAGGTGGATCGCCCATCTgagaacttctgcatcatttCCCTCATCATGTCTTCTTTCCAGCTGTCCAAGAAACAGATCGAGGGAACGCGACCTTCAGAGGGAGAATCGTGCGCGACTTGAGGTGTGGTGCGTTGAGGCCGGACTTCGGCTGCTGGCTGAGCGGGTCCAGTGGGTTCTGCTTCTGCCCGCCCATGCGTGTCAGAGGTTGGGGCTTGTCGCTCTTCGGCCCCGGAGGATGGCGGGATGCCTTGGAATTGCCTGTTACCTGGGTTCATGTTTTGATGTGGGGAATTAACGCGGTCGATTAGAACGTCAGATCTGCTAGAATCAAGATTCTCGTGGGCTTGGGTGTTGCGAGTCGTGTCAGCGGACCTGCGCAGCTCAGCAATCTCGGCTTCGAGCCTAGCTTGGGCTTCGGTCAGTGTCTTGATTGCTTCGTCGGACCGCTGTTGGCTCGCCTCCAATAGACGACACATCCTTTCGATCTGGTCGCTCATGTCCGTCGGAGGGACGCTTTATGCGACTGGGCCCGAAACTCCGTTGCCTTTTGGTGGCATGATTTCTGGGTTCGTAGTGGATCTTGATTTCTTGGTTCGACGACGTGACTAAGGCCGATATGTTTGTCgttcccacagacgacgccaattgttggggcaacaatttgtctttctatatctggaAGTAAAAACCCAACGATGAATGATAACTTGCTTCTACTCCGGTGATAAAATctgcctttgactcgtcgggatcACCTGTAAGAAAGACACTCagatgcttaagtcagttcaaaATTCGATCCCTTTCTCCtctcaaaatctcatatttataggatgaaatatacaaagcagttagttggttcaagCGAACCCTGGAAAGGGGGAAAGAGAATAattgaatttccctccaaaaataccgACTTTTAGAATGTCTCGCTCAGGGGTTAGAGGCGCGGATTGCCTCTGACCCACAGCTTCTGCCTTCGGAACCTCTCTTTGTCAAAACGCTccgttttgaatatttgataaatgaggtAAGTGTTTTCGGGCTGAACATTTTGCGCCCaacaatattttattaattttttcagttttaacccatAAAAGTATGTCGTTACAAAATAATATGTTGCTTTTGCAGGCAGTTCCCTTCCTTAGAAAGAGAACTACATTGATATTGGTAAGAACATATAATACCTGATTATTAAtgagaattaaaatttattatcggGTGTTGAATCGCTTGATGctgtcatttttatttaaaattctaattattattattttcactaaaGAAAGTAAACTCTGAGTATATCGATTTACACTGtatatatgaattttaaagaacccacgtaccaaattttcaatttttcttttcgctatgtaattcagtaaatattaaatctatatctttatatctatatctatatctatatatataaatgagagtttcGATGAGATTATGTGAGACTCTAAAACTTATTCaaagcactctttctattttctcatttaatctaatttttattcattttctattttctaaaatatcttaacaattaaaaatattaatatatatatacatattaatttaatttgcttaaatatcttaactacttaatcattgaaaaatactaaaaaaaattaattaaaaattacataatagttttcgattctctatatatctatttttctgattatattataattatgttttttattcaaaagtgaatagttttataaaatattataattattatcatcaatcatcaatatttataattgtatttttctcttatttgataTTTTACTTGTGAAAATAAGATATTACTAATGACAttatttggatttgtgatttgtttttattataataaataaatattttatagattgtaattttagtggacattcccgcagcaacaaaagatgcgaaggttgatgtgaaacacgaaaaattctttttagaaataaggaacacattatgaatgaaaaataatattactaaaaataaaataatgcacaacaacaaaaataataaatgtttatttaaattatttatgttttttttaatttaaatgtaatagttttacaaaaatatatattaacaacatgtataatttaatttaaatttgatttatttcaacgatgtatattttgaatttaaatttgattagatatttcattacaacaactatttatttaaattataaatataagtaaacaatatttttttctcattttttatattacttttttaatttatagctattaatttattaaggaatttttttttatctattttgtctgttctcttttttctcatttttattttaataaaaattataatagataaaaatatctacatataataataatattaataataataaaatctatctatttatattttaactttttgacaaaatacaggatccaaatgttaacttttaacaataaaatattcaaacgggtggtaatcaaccaaattatacgtggttcaaataatctatctttacattcctattttttaatttttgacaaaacacaaggtccacaagttaatttaaaaaaaaattaatggtcaaaattggtaaacaactaaaatacaaggttcaaaatggtgtaaacccttatagaaaacataaattatatatatttatataatttactttttataaataatttttaaccttttgaataaatatatgatccacaggttaatttttaaaaataaacaatcaaaatgagtaattggtcaaaatatagtgttcaaataatagatttatctatttctattttaatattttgacaaaacttgaggtctacaagttaatttgtaaaaataaaagttctaaTGGGTGATCGACTACAATATaaggttcaaaatagtgtgaacctttacagaaaataaaaattatataaatatataatttaattttcataagaagtttgaacattttaaataaatacatggtccaaaggttcattttaaaaaacatagggtcaaaacgggtaatgagcaaaaatacaatgttcaaataatcaatctatcaattccaatttttattattttgacaaaacacgagatctaaaagttaatttttataaataaagacTTTAAACAGGTAATTGGCCAAAATAaatcttacacaaaatataaattttcttatacataatttagactttttataaaaagaactacgcaaagcgtataataataataaataaaagtaaatgtacaacaagctttttgaactttgttttcagtaCTTTAAAATTTGTCAGAATTTTGCAAAAATCTACAGGAGGTTCGCTATACAATAACagtgaacaccatcatgaaataaaaaattatggtcaagatgtcttcacatgtctatataaagaacatgttgtacgagtatggtCAAAATGAATCACCATCCCAcagtctcccaaaaaatattttaaaatatatatgttttaataattacaaaagactgcgcagagcgcggttatattttctagtttaAATAATAAAATGTATTCTTCAAATTAGCTCTTCATGTAGGGTAAGAAAAGAGCtcctttaaaaaattaattaatattttgttgTTTCTACCTTACTTTTCTCTCTTTtcaagatttttaattttttttctttcttttaaaaaaaaaacaatattttaaaaaaatatatttaaatgatgtaaaaaaaaaaatacaaataatctGATATATGGGGTAATACAAAAATTTGATGTAAAATAATGAAAATGAGATTTAGCGTTGTATTTTGAAAAATAGAATAGAGACTCTATTGTGAGTGCTCTAAGAATTCTTCTCTTTCCGAACCTAGgtgactccctaagcaagaggccAATAGGAATAAGAATGCATTAGTGATGGCCTCTAACTAACAAGAACATTTTATAAGATTCATTGATTTCTTATTCATAAAAGTGGAAGGGTTACCTGAtaaaaaatgtttatttattatgaaaatataatattgtaaacttttcactTTTTAAATGCATGTcgatttctaaatatagctagtatcTCTCATTGGttagaaacaacattaattatggtaaaaaaataactaaattcgaaattaatgtagaaaaaaatatttacctgttggtgacttgctataccaaatcactatgttgccacatcatcataattgttaataCCCTTCTATAAATAGTAACTATTGAGAAGTCTTCCTCATACATTTatatacctaattttttttatcagcAAAGATATGAAAATTGGGCTTTTCCCACTTCCGTAACTAACAACTCTATTAAATACTCTTTGAGGTAGTTAAGATGTCAAGTGTTAGTGTGTTAGTGGTTCAActcataaatttatttaaaaagtcttattatttgattttaaaaccagataaatcaaattttaaaaataaatgtaattaaaaataataaagataaaacaaaacaatatttaaaataaataaataaattttaaacgaAATTGTCATATAATAAATCTTGTATACATaattattttggtaaaaaaaaatagcTATATAATAAATCttgtatatataattattttgctAAAAAATAGCTATAtaataaatcttaaaaaaatatcattatatcccttaataactaatattttatagATGGTGTTAAACTTAAGgggtaaaataattattttgtcatGTATGGGGCAAAAAAATAGTGAGTCAAAAGCTAAGGGGGGTAAAAAAATACCGACCTTGCTATTTAGGGGGGCAAAAAAATATTATGTCAAAAGTCTTGTATTGCTAACAAAAATTGGGAAACAAATCCACTAATTGTTcttcatataaatataaatattttatttaaacttattattttataaatttttggttGAAGACAGTGAGAAGGGGAGTCCGGTTTTGACTTATATGGTGCAATAATACACAAAATTTTAGGTGAAGgactaaagaaaagaaaaataaataattttccaTAATGATAATAACAAAATATTCCCCCATTCTTTGAGCGCATGTGGATCTTAGCATTTGTCACCATCTTTTTTAACTTGAAGTTTCATTATTTTGTGGATACTAACAATAAAGTAGAGCATATAGGTAGGTCACACTTATTTAGTTAAATAGTGACAAAACATAAGACATATCCAATGCCTCATTAGTTTACACATTATTATTAAATGTCTCACTCACTTCTATTATTCTTTTACTTGTTTTCAAGTCCTTACTAAGGACACACTAACTTATACACCAAACTTTTACTTCAAATGCTAATAATGCAGTTGCAATAATGCCTGCAGAAAGTTAATCCTATGTAGAATTTGGGGACTTGAATTGAAGCTTTGGATAAAGCAAGATTGAAATCTTAAAATTGGTCAAAAACTGTGTAATACTTTTTCGCCAAAAGATGTTATCCTAATGatgaaagaaattaaaaaaaaatatcttccAATTGTTCTTGAGAACTGATACTAGTGTGAGGCTTAATATATGTGAGGTGAGAGTTTATTTGTTAATAAATTTAGTTAATAAGTTTTTTAATATGAACAAATTGTTctcttttataaataattaagtCATTAAAATATTTTGACATAATGTAATTGGACCAACGtacaatttttttgaaaataaaaactttaaagttaagaaaattaaattatactttaattaataaaaataaaaaatgtattcaaattaaataataaaaaattatatttcctTTACCCCTCTCctccttcctcttcttctcaTCTCCTCTTTTACTTGAAACACTGTCTAGATTGCACAAATTTCTTGAAGAAGATGGTTGGAGATTTAAGTCTCATCATCAACGTCAGGGTACTTTACTACCGCATATGACTTTACCGCCACCCTCAATGAACTCCTCATGTTCTAGGCTTCAAAACGTAGTACCACCCACCTCACTAAGTCTTCCCTAAATATAGGTTGAGTGGACGACAGCGCTGCCACTTTGTGGTATCAAGAACTATGTCAATTAGTTTGTTTGACAAGATCTAGATTTGCCCATTATTTAATAAAAGTGCATGTCTTAATGaacccattttaaaaaaaaaataaaaagatgaaggagaaagaaaaaagaaGCCATGCACTTTATAATGGGAAAATTTGGGTCAATcgtattaaaaataattttatcaaTAATAATACTATGAATAATTAGTGAAAAATCAATACACTATTATCTTTACATATTGAACATTTTTTTAGTCTTttcttgtattttattttattttattctcatCTAATATAATCTAAGTGCAGTCCCAACAATTGCTGCAAAATAGAGAATcccttaaaaaaattaaagaggCTACTCATAAAAATGTCTACAGCAACTACCTCATACAACTTCTTCATTTTAAATAATGAAATGTATTCTTCAAATCAGCACTAAGAAAATAGCtcctttaaaaaaattaattaatattttattgtttcTACCTTACTTTTCTTCTTTtcaagatttttaattttttttctttcttttctttaaaaaaaagaataaacaatatttaaatgatgtaaaaaaaaatataaataatgtaATATAAAAATTTGATGTAAAATAATGAAAATGAGATTTAGCGTTGTATTttgaaaaatagaataaaaaccCTATTGTGAGTGCTCTAAGAATCCTTCTCTTTCCGAACCTAGGTGACTCACTAAGCAAGAAGCCATTTGGAATAAGAATGCATTAGTGATGGCCTCTAACTAACAAGAACATTTTATAAGATTCATTGATTTCttattcagaaaaaaaaaaaagcctcaAAAGATTTCATAATGATAATAAACAAGAAAACCAAAGATGAAACATTCAAGTACTATTTAACATAATAAACATCAAGAAGGAATAATGAGTAATGAGGCATCTAATGCAAATAAAAGGGAACCATTCCTTCAAGCATCTTTTTGTTTTTCGCAAATCAGCATATTTTTCAGTCCTTGTATGGAACAGGAGTCCTATGTGTCTCAGGCCCTGCCTCCATATCATCCCAAAGAAGATCTGACAACTTCATTGTCAACTCTCCAACTATTCCTGTCACCATAAAACAAACCAAAATAATCCTTTGTAAGAACAACTTTGTTACTTtaattcaatctttaagacaaATAATAACCGGTGaaaatagaataattaaaaaaaatggtcatttattaattttttaaatatcacTTTGCAAAATGACATTCTTTTAAGAATATTTGCAAAATGTTTTTCGTGACAAGGTATCAAGTATTTTTGATACAATTTCGGACGTGTTAGATAGGATGACGAATGTATTTGTAATTggtccaaataataataaaaaactattttgtcaagcaattataataaaaagaaaCTACAATGTAAAAGTgactataaataaataaaaaattattttgccaAGCACTCAATATAGAGTAATTGGTTAATATAACTTCTTTTTTACTGCCACTTTGTAAAATAGTACTATTTTGATAATATTTTGCAAAATGACCTTCTAAATTGGGTGTCGAGTATTTTCGACAATGTATCAAGTGTGCTAGACTAAGTGTCAAATGTGTGTGGACCGTCATTTtgctgtatatatatatatataaatgtatatgtgAAATATTGTGCAGTGTGTAAAAAATAATAGAAGCTATTTTGTCAAGAACttgatatatatgtatgtatataaagTTGTTACCATCTCCAATGGGTTGCTCATCCCACGTGATAATGGGCAACACAGGCAGTGTGCTCCCCACAAACATCATTTCAGTGGCTCCTTTGGCTTCTTCCACTGCAATATTAGCAAGTTTAACACCTTTCAAAAGCCCTTTCTCAACCAACTTTGGGGCCAATTCAATAAGTCTTTTAACAGTGCAGCCACTCAGGATCTTATCAAAGAAGGGGACAACAAGCTCCTTTTCACTTGTGATAAAAGCAACATTCACATTTGGACCTTCTGCAATGTAGCCTTCCTCATCAACCCAAATGGAAGCAAATGCTCCTTTCTCCTCAGCTTCCATCTTTGAAAGTACATTTGGGAGATAATTCACATTCTTCATTGTTGCAAATTGTGGCGACTTCATTGGTATGGTTGAGGTTATCACTTTAACACCTTCCTTACATTGGGAAAAGTCTTCATTAATGACTACTGCATAGAATGCTGGTGTTGGACACCCTGCAGATGAGAGCAAAAAGTTTCCAGGACCTGCACTCAACCAATATCTCAATGTTCCTTTCTTATGCTTTGATGCTGCTGCTAGTTGCAAGAGAATGCTTCGAAGAGTTGATTGAGGGAACGGCGAGGAGACTTCGGCTTTTGAAGCTGATCTTAGGAAGCGGTCAAGATGGTTGTCAAGTTCATACAAGTgtctgaaagaaagaaaaaggaaaaacatGATAGATTAGTGAAGGAATTTCTTCCATCCAAACAAACTCAATGTCTAGCCTAAGAACATGCTTAGCTAATTAATGAGTTACTTTGTTATCAATAGAGCTTTAATATCAGAAAAAATGATACCCAACTCATTTTGCCTTGTAAGAAAAAGATTATATT
It encodes the following:
- the LOC133800518 gene encoding D-amino-acid transaminase, chloroplastic-like isoform X2; translated protein: MEVDSGSDLEVHVFQSSSELLAKLHEKWSPVKKQPYPAMYSSIFGGIILDPAMMMIPIDDHMVHRGHGVFDTAILLNGHLYELDNHLDRFLRSASKAEVSSPFPQSTLRSILLQLAAASKHKKGTLRYWLSAGPGNFLLSSAGCPTPAFYAVVINEDFSQCKEGVKVITSTIPMKSPQFATMKNVNYLPNVLSKMEAEEKGAFASIWVDEEGYIAEGPNVNVAFITSEKELVVPFFDKILSGCTVKRLIELAPKLVEKGLLKGVKLANIAVEEAKGATEMMFVGSTLPVLPIITWDEQPIGDGIVGELTMKLSDLLWDDMEAGPETHRTPVPYKD
- the LOC133800137 gene encoding uncharacterized protein LOC133800137, with the translated sequence MSDQIERMCRLLEASQQRSDEAIKTLTEAQARLEAEIAELRRSADTTRNTQAHENLDSSRSDVLIDRVNSPHQNMNPGNRQFQGIPPSSGAEERQAPTSDTHGRAEAEPTGPAQPAAEVRPQRTTPQVAHDSPSEGRVPSICFLDSWKEDMMREMMQKFSDGRSTYATEHLDLVSRTIEKSPFSEWILNEPKPRDFVIPSLPAFNGKGDPLNHLFQFQQKMALEANNEAIQCKVFSTTFSGPTLLWFRQLKPGSLNSFSDLRRSFLQQYSANREAPRTMVDLYRIEQGENEHPKAYLQRFIDLVHQIHDVDPLTADNLFVKSLQVGSLLHENLTMTPPYDMADVQTRAEGVFRVLEFRERAQKKTALISAPPTNNPPPPARDDKRKQNQTDHTKEGKRPRQDRKPSRYPSFEYTIPQEVIYEENKDRPIWREPYKITTPSDRRDKSR
- the LOC133800518 gene encoding D-amino-acid transaminase, chloroplastic-like isoform X1; this translates as MVVDNGSELEVHVFHSSSEEAMEVDSGSDLEVHVFQSSSELLAKLHEKWSPVKKQPYPAMYSSIFGGIILDPAMMMIPIDDHMVHRGHGVFDTAILLNGHLYELDNHLDRFLRSASKAEVSSPFPQSTLRSILLQLAAASKHKKGTLRYWLSAGPGNFLLSSAGCPTPAFYAVVINEDFSQCKEGVKVITSTIPMKSPQFATMKNVNYLPNVLSKMEAEEKGAFASIWVDEEGYIAEGPNVNVAFITSEKELVVPFFDKILSGCTVKRLIELAPKLVEKGLLKGVKLANIAVEEAKGATEMMFVGSTLPVLPIITWDEQPIGDGIVGELTMKLSDLLWDDMEAGPETHRTPVPYKD